The Sphingomonas sp. So64.6b genome includes a region encoding these proteins:
- a CDS encoding nitrite/sulfite reductase, whose protein sequence is MYKYDTYDQAIVDSRVEEFRDQVKRRLAGQITEDQFKPLRLMNGLYLQLHAYMLRVAVPYGTLDGRQMRMLGHIARKYDRGYGHFTTRQNIQYNWIKLEDAPDILADLATVEMHAIQTSGNCIRNISSDQYAGAAADEVTDPRVWAELLRQWSTFHPEFSYLPRKFKIAVIAADEDRAAMRLHDIGIQLIERDGQLGGRVFVGGGMGRTPMVAPEIKDFITAADLLSYVEACLRVYNRYGRRDNIYKARIKILIHELGADEYRRQVEEEFALVKALGIDPPQAEFDRISAFFAPPAFVADDGVAADRSDPDFAVWLDQNVKPHKQPGYAIVNISLKPTAGIPGDASADQIDLMADLAERYSFDELRVTHAQNIVLPHVRTADLYTVWQALDAAGLAPANLDLISDIIACPGLDYCSLANARSIPIAQKIAERFADLGRQRELGELKLKISGCINACGHHHAGHIGILGVDKKGTENYQLLLGGSGAEDASLARITGPGFDEDGIVDAVEKVTNVYLASREDGERFLDTYRRVGLDPFKEALYG, encoded by the coding sequence ATGTATAAGTACGACACTTACGATCAGGCGATCGTCGATTCCCGCGTCGAGGAATTCCGCGACCAGGTGAAGCGCCGTCTCGCCGGTCAGATCACTGAGGACCAGTTCAAGCCGCTACGGCTGATGAACGGCCTGTATCTGCAGCTGCACGCCTATATGCTGCGCGTCGCGGTGCCTTATGGCACGCTCGACGGGCGCCAGATGCGCATGCTCGGTCATATCGCGCGCAAATATGATCGCGGTTACGGCCATTTCACCACGCGGCAGAACATCCAGTATAACTGGATCAAGCTGGAGGACGCGCCCGACATCCTCGCCGATCTCGCCACGGTCGAAATGCATGCGATCCAGACCAGCGGCAATTGCATCCGCAACATCTCGTCCGACCAATATGCCGGCGCCGCCGCGGACGAAGTCACCGATCCGCGCGTCTGGGCCGAGCTGCTGCGCCAGTGGAGCACGTTCCATCCGGAATTCAGCTATCTGCCGCGCAAGTTCAAGATCGCGGTGATCGCCGCGGATGAAGATCGCGCGGCGATGCGGCTGCACGATATCGGCATCCAATTGATCGAGCGTGACGGGCAACTTGGCGGGCGCGTGTTCGTCGGCGGCGGCATGGGCCGCACGCCGATGGTCGCGCCGGAGATCAAGGACTTCATCACCGCCGCCGACCTACTCAGCTATGTCGAGGCGTGCCTGCGCGTCTACAATCGCTATGGCCGGCGCGACAATATCTACAAGGCGCGGATCAAGATCCTGATCCACGAACTCGGCGCCGACGAATATCGCCGCCAGGTCGAGGAAGAGTTCGCTCTGGTCAAGGCGCTCGGCATCGATCCGCCCCAGGCCGAGTTCGACCGTATCAGCGCGTTCTTTGCCCCACCCGCTTTCGTTGCGGATGACGGCGTGGCTGCCGACCGCAGCGATCCCGACTTCGCGGTGTGGCTCGACCAGAACGTCAAGCCGCACAAGCAGCCGGGCTATGCGATCGTCAATATCAGCCTGAAACCGACCGCTGGCATTCCGGGCGACGCCAGCGCCGACCAGATCGACCTGATGGCCGATCTCGCCGAGCGTTATTCGTTCGATGAACTGCGCGTCACGCATGCGCAGAACATCGTCCTGCCGCATGTCCGCACCGCCGATCTCTACACCGTGTGGCAAGCGCTCGACGCGGCCGGCCTGGCACCCGCCAATCTCGACCTGATCAGCGACATCATCGCTTGCCCCGGTCTGGATTATTGCAGCCTCGCCAATGCCCGCTCGATCCCGATCGCGCAGAAGATCGCGGAGCGTTTCGCCGATCTCGGGCGGCAGCGCGAACTGGGCGAACTGAAGCTCAAGATCAGCGGCTGCATCAATGCCTGCGGCCATCATCATGCCGGCCACATCGGCATTCTCGGCGTCGACAAGAAAGGCACCGAGAATTACCAGCTGCTGCTCGGCGGCTCGGGCGCGGAGGATGCCAGCCTGGCGCGCATCACCGGCCCCGGTTTTGACGAAGACGGCATCGTCGATGCGGTCGAGAAAGTGACCAATGTCTACCTGGCGTCGCGCGAGGATGGCGAACGCTTCCTCGACACCTATCGCCGCGTCGGCCTCGATCCGTTCAAGGAGGCGCTTTATGGATAA
- a CDS encoding DUF2849 domain-containing protein, whose translation MKLLTGNDLPTGDVIWWTGESWSRHVEDAADVTDQGESIARAEEGARRVNAAYVIDATATPEGPRPAHIKDRVRALGPTVRPDLTLKPADPQAGSWVI comes from the coding sequence ATGAAATTGCTGACTGGAAACGACCTGCCGACCGGCGATGTGATCTGGTGGACCGGTGAGAGCTGGTCGCGTCACGTCGAGGACGCCGCCGACGTCACCGATCAGGGCGAGAGCATCGCTCGGGCCGAGGAAGGCGCGCGCCGCGTCAACGCCGCTTATGTGATCGACGCGACCGCCACGCCCGAGGGGCCCCGTCCCGCGCATATCAAGGACCGTGTGCGCGCGCTCGGCCCGACCGTGCGCCCCGATCTGACATTGAAGCCCGCCGATCCGCAGGCGGGAAGCTGGGTAATCTGA
- the cobA gene encoding uroporphyrinogen-III C-methyltransferase: MATLLDPTARGRVILVGAGPGDPGLLTVRAVAALKSADIVVHDGLIDPRVLDIAPPQALRISVAKRRARHTLPQEAINALIIAHVKTGAIVVRLKGGDPFIFGRGGEEVEAVRAAGLPVEVIPGVSAALGCAAEAMLPLTHRDHSSAVSFVAGQCKGLADQDWSGLAGKGRTLVIYMGVATAADIADKLMRDGVAPEMPVAVLERGTLKGARAIRTLLADLGSMVEREKVASPAIIVVGEVVDLSDAEDKLGRWARVAEGSFA, translated from the coding sequence ATGGCCACTCTCCTCGATCCCACCGCGCGCGGGCGCGTCATTCTGGTCGGTGCGGGGCCCGGCGATCCCGGGCTGCTCACCGTGCGCGCCGTCGCGGCGCTGAAATCTGCCGACATCGTCGTGCATGACGGGCTGATCGATCCGCGCGTGCTCGACATCGCGCCGCCACAGGCACTGCGCATCTCGGTCGCCAAGCGCCGCGCGCGCCATACCTTGCCGCAGGAAGCGATCAATGCACTGATCATCGCACATGTGAAGACCGGCGCGATCGTCGTGCGGCTGAAGGGCGGCGATCCGTTCATCTTCGGCCGCGGCGGCGAAGAGGTCGAGGCGGTTCGCGCCGCCGGCCTGCCGGTCGAGGTCATTCCCGGCGTCTCCGCCGCGCTCGGTTGCGCCGCCGAAGCGATGCTGCCGCTCACGCACCGCGACCATAGCAGCGCGGTCAGCTTCGTTGCCGGCCAGTGCAAGGGCCTGGCCGATCAGGACTGGTCGGGGCTCGCCGGCAAGGGCCGCACTTTGGTCATCTATATGGGTGTCGCGACCGCCGCCGATATCGCCGACAAGCTGATGCGCGACGGCGTTGCCCCGGAGATGCCGGTCGCGGTGCTCGAACGCGGCACGCTGAAAGGCGCCCGCGCGATCCGGACCTTGCTCGCCGATCTCGGCTCGATGGTCGAGCGGGAGAAGGTCGCCAGCCCGGCGATCATCGTCGTCGGCGAAGTCGTCGATCTCTCGGATGCCGAGGACAAGCTCGGCCGCTGGGCGCGCGTCGCCGAAGGAAGCTTTGCATGA